Within Kutzneria chonburiensis, the genomic segment TGCTGACCAGCGGTTTTATGCGACCCGTTCGTACTCGTTAATCAGGCCTCCAAGCAACCGCTGTCGCCTGACCCGCTGGGAGCCGAGGTTCGCCACAGGGTATGTCGGCCGCGGTGGGCAAAGTTCGCGGGACCGGTGCGGCCGTCGACCGTTGTAGTGCTGGACGTACTCGGCGAGCACGGCGTGCAGATGCCGCTGGCTCAGGATCAGCATGCGGTCGGTGAGCTCGGATCTGACGGTGAGTACGAACCGTTCGGCGTAGCAGTTCGCCCGTGGGCAACGCGGCGGGATCTTCACCGTCGTGATGCCGACGTCAGCCAGGACGGCGTCGAACGAGGCCGTGAACTGGCCTGCCCGGTCGCGGACGAGAAACCTGAACTCCTCGACTCGGTCACCGAGGTCTATCACGAGGTTGCGGACCTGCTGGGTGGTCCATCTGCCGTCCGGATTGGTCGTCGTGCCGAGGACATGGACGTAGCGGCTGCCGACTTCTAGCACAAAGAACACGTAAATCCGTTGGAGAGTGAGCGCGCAGTCGACGTGAAAGAAGTCGCACGCCAGCATCGTCGAGGCCTGCGTGCGCAGGAACTGCCGCCAGGTCGCGTCGGTATGCCTGTGCGGCGCGGGAGGTATGCGCGCCCGCTTCAGGATCCGTCGGATGGTGGAGGCACTGACCTGGTGTCCGAGCTTGAGCAGCTCGCCTTGAATTCGCTTGTAGCCCCAGTTGTGGTTCTCGGTTGCCATCTGTTCGATCAGTCCGGTGATCGCGTCGTCGACGGGCGGACGGCCGCCTCGGTGTGGGTAGGTCCACTTCGCGGCTACCAGGCGCCGATGCCAGCGCAAGATCGTGCCCGGGGTGACCAGCCGGTGCAGCCGCAGCCCCGTCGGGAGCCAGCGGGCTAACGCGGCGAACACAGCGCGGTCGGCCCAGTCCAGGCGCTGTTTCGGGTTGCCTCTGCGCAGCACGGCGACCTCATGGCGAAGCACCAGCAACTCGACGTCCTTCGACGCTGACGAGCGACCGAGCAACACCAGCAGGCCCACCAGTCGGAGGAAGATCAGGTAGAGCAGACGCAGCGCCATGGCTGGCGATCATGCCGTCGGCGTGTCATGCCCGTTGCCGCAGGTTGGACCCGTGGACCGACTTCTGAAACCCCACAGGGCGCTGGAAAGATCCTGCTCGACGTCAAAGCCGGCTGAGTATCCGATTCGGACGGAAAGCGGTACCGCGATGTTGACGGTTATTGTCTGGGTGTTGGTTCTCATCGGCGCCATCGGCATCAGAGTGTGGACCAGCGTGGCTCTCTACGGCGCGGCGATGTCCGCCGGACTGGGTCGCCGAACCGCGATGATCGTGGCGTTCGGCACCGCGACGGTGCTCTTCGCATGGGTGGCCCTCGCCGCCTTGCTGGCCTTCTACGGCGCATTCAGGACCGGGTTGTGGGGTTCGGTCTTCGCCGCCGGCACCGCGCTGGCGGCGTTGGCTGGTACGCGCATCCCGGCAGTAGCCCGGGTGCTTGACGCGCCCGGGTTGAGCGTCCGTCTCACCTGGCCACACAGCGTCCGGGTGGTTGGCATCGTGTTTCTCATCCTGCTGTGGGCGGGCAAGGCCACCCCGCAGGCAGCGTTGCCGGTCGGTGTCGGCGATCTCGCGGTGGGCCTGGCCGCGCCCTGGGTGGCGCGTTCGGTGATGCGTGGCGCCGGTCAGCGGCGGGTGTTCTGGTTCAACGTACTGGGTATCGTCGATGTCGCCATCACGTTCGGCAACCGCCTGGTGAGCGGCCTCGTTTTCGGTGTGCCGGCAGGCGCATCAGGTGTGTTGCCACTCGTGCTCCTCTCGACCACGGCGTTGCCGCTCGCATTCGTCATCCACGTCGTGGCACTTCGCCGGATGGCGGGCACTGCCGGTGGCGATGATCGCCGAACTCACCGGTTCTTCAGCCCAGCATCATAAACCAATCGGTTTCCACGGTGGGCTAATCGCGTTGGGCTTCCCGCCACCCCACCCTCCCGAGATAGCGACTCAGTTCGCTGTGCCCACGAGCGAATCGATCCGACAGGAGAGACTGACATGGACAGACGTTCCTTCCTCGGCACGGCCGCCGCGACACTGGCGGCGGTGCCGCTGGTTGGCCTGACCGGACCGGCCCTCGTCGCCGACGCCACCGGAACCACCCGTACCACCGCGGCCACTCTCGCGGCGACCGACGTGCCGGCCGGGCAGTACACCGTCGTGCACCGCTTCTGGAACGCGATGCCGACGGGCATCACCGTCTCCCGGCACGGCCGCATCTTCGCCTGCTACCCCCGCCTTGGCGACAACGTCCCCTTCACCGTCGCCGAAATCCGCGACGGGCAAGAGATCGCCTACCCCGACGCGGACGTGAACCGGCAGAACCCCGACGATCTGGCCGGGTACTTCCAGTCCGTACAGAGCGTCGTCGTGGACCCGGCCGACCGGCTGTGGATCCTGGACACCGGCAGCCCGCTGTTCGCCGGATCCTCCTACGGTGGCCCCAAACTGATCGCGGTCGACCTGCGCACCAACCGGATCGTGCGGAAGATCCTCTTTCCGTCCGATGTCGTGCCCGCCGACAGCTACGTCAACGACGTGCGCTTCGACCTGCGGCGCGGCAAGGCGGGCATGGCGTTCATCACCGACGCGGGTGGCCCGCTGGGCATCATCGTCGTCGACCTCGCCACTGGCCGGTCCTGGCGCCGGCTGGCCGGGGATCCCTCGGTGGTTCCGGACCCGAGCTTCGCTCCGGTTCTCGACGGCGTGGCCATTCCCAACGAGTTCGGCTCCGACGGCATCGCACTCGGCGCTGACGGCAGGCGCCTGTACTACTCTCCGCTGTCCAGCCGTCGCCTGGCCAGTGCGTCGCTGGACGCCCCGGCCAACCCGAATGCCACCGACGCCGAGGTGGCGGCGACGGTCAAAAACCTCGGGTTCAAGCCCATGGCGGACGGTTTGGAGGCCGATGACAAGGGCAGGCTCTACGGTGGCGACGAGGAGCACAACACCATCTGGCGCCGCAACCCGGACGGCAGCTACCAGACCATCGCCCAGGGCCCGGATCTCGTCTGGATCGACACCCTCTCCGTCGCCCCCGACCGGCACCTCTACGCCATAGTCAACCAGTTCGACCGGCAGGCCCTGTTCCGTGGCACGGACCTCCGCCGCAAGCCCTACCTCCTAATCCGCCTCCCGATCGACGCCGGACCGGTCCGGCTTGGCTGACGGCCCTGTCTCGCAGAGGGGTGTGTCGCGTTCCGGCCTTTAGACGCCCGCACGCGCCCGCCCTCGGTCGCGCTATTCGTCAGGCATGGTGATCACGGCAGTACACGAGGCATCGAGACAGCCGCACTGCACCACCCCCGGCTGCGTAATTGGGAAGCCGAGCTACT encodes:
- a CDS encoding integrase core domain-containing protein — encoded protein: MALRLLYLIFLRLVGLLVLLGRSSASKDVELLVLRHEVAVLRRGNPKQRLDWADRAVFAALARWLPTGLRLHRLVTPGTILRWHRRLVAAKWTYPHRGGRPPVDDAITGLIEQMATENHNWGYKRIQGELLKLGHQVSASTIRRILKRARIPPAPHRHTDATWRQFLRTQASTMLACDFFHVDCALTLQRIYVFFVLEVGSRYVHVLGTTTNPDGRWTTQQVRNLVIDLGDRVEEFRFLVRDRAGQFTASFDAVLADVGITTVKIPPRCPRANCYAERFVLTVRSELTDRMLILSQRHLHAVLAEYVQHYNGRRPHRSRELCPPRPTYPVANLGSQRVRRQRLLGGLINEYERVA
- a CDS encoding L-dopachrome tautomerase-related protein, translated to MDRRSFLGTAAATLAAVPLVGLTGPALVADATGTTRTTAATLAATDVPAGQYTVVHRFWNAMPTGITVSRHGRIFACYPRLGDNVPFTVAEIRDGQEIAYPDADVNRQNPDDLAGYFQSVQSVVVDPADRLWILDTGSPLFAGSSYGGPKLIAVDLRTNRIVRKILFPSDVVPADSYVNDVRFDLRRGKAGMAFITDAGGPLGIIVVDLATGRSWRRLAGDPSVVPDPSFAPVLDGVAIPNEFGSDGIALGADGRRLYYSPLSSRRLASASLDAPANPNATDAEVAATVKNLGFKPMADGLEADDKGRLYGGDEEHNTIWRRNPDGSYQTIAQGPDLVWIDTLSVAPDRHLYAIVNQFDRQALFRGTDLRRKPYLLIRLPIDAGPVRLG